In a genomic window of Myotis daubentonii chromosome 18, mMyoDau2.1, whole genome shotgun sequence:
- the LOC132220453 gene encoding ral guanine nucleotide dissociation stimulator-like isoform X2: MVPTARAHRLAKLVEYLVPAFLGRDPTFVPTFLWSYRAFATTQQVLDLLLTRYGCIFPYAEEDGGPVDQQKKAIISILGMWLDQFPQDFFQPPDFPGLVTLLAYLELNFPGSALERQAQLLLSEPESREPTDAEAEGEEDSEPESREPTDAEGEEDSELERREPTDAEAEGEEARSRRAGSPQTRRVRRTRSRRAGSPQTRRVRRTRSWSAASPQTRRVRRTRSWSAASPQTRRVRRTRSWSAASPQTRRRRNQLQSQIKKDLRRQRRHPWPLRSQSGLRAQLSLTFTRQKNHLLRVGRSPQLLRGLWSPVLGCSLCSCHGRGGSPCRSPL; this comes from the exons ATGGTGCCGACCGCCCGGGCACACCGGCTGGCCAAGCTGGTGGAGTACCTGGTGCCTGCcttcctgggcagggaccccaccTTCGTCCCCACCTTTCTCTGGAGCTACAGAGCTTTCGCCACCACCCAACAGGTGTTGGACCTACTGTTGACAAG GTATGGCTGCATCTTCCCGTATGCTGAAGAGGATGGTGGGCCTGTggaccagcagaaaaa ggccatcaTCTCCATCCTGGGCATGTGGCTGGACCAGTTCCCTCAGGACTTTTTCCAGCCCCCAGACTTTCCGGGCCTGGTGACGCTGCTGGCCTACCTGGAGCTCAACTTCCCGGGCTCAGCCCTGGAGCGCCAGGCCCAGCTGCTCCTTTCAGAGCCGGAGAGCCGCGAGCCCACAGACGCGGAGGCGGAGGGTGAGGAGGACTCGGAGCCGGAGAGCCGGGAGCCCACAGACGCGGAGGGTGAGGAGGACTCGGAGCTGGAGCGCCGCGAGCCCACAGACGCGGAGGCGGAGGGTGAGGAGGCTCGGAGCCGGAGAGCCGGGAGCCCACAGACGCGGAGGGTGAGGAGGACTCGGAGCCGGAGAGCCGGGAGCCCACAGACGCGGAGGGTGAGGAGGACTCGGAGCTGGAGCGCCGCGAGCCCACAGACGCGGAGGGTGAGGAGGACTCGGAGCTGGAGCGCCGCGAGCCCACAGACGCGGAGGGTGAGGAGGACTCGGAGCTGGAGCGCCGCGAGCCCACAGACGCGGAGGCGGAGG aaccagctccagagcCAGATAAAAAAAGACCTCAGGAGGCAACGCCGACACCCGTGGCCTCTCCGGAGCCAGAGTGGGCTCCGGGCACAGCTTTCACTGACCTTCACgaggcagaagaaccacctgctGCGTGTGGGCCGCTCCCCTCAGCTCCTGCGAGGCCTGTGGTCCCCggtcctgggctgcagcctgtgTAGCTGCCACGGCAGAGGGGGCTCCCCCTGCCGCTCACCCCTTTAA
- the LOC132220453 gene encoding ral guanine nucleotide dissociation stimulator-like isoform X1 produces the protein MVPTARAHRLAKLVEYLVPAFLGRDPTFVPTFLWSYRAFATTQQVLDLLLTRYGCIFPYAEEDGGPVDQQKKAIISILGMWLDQFPQDFFQPPDFPGLVTLLAYLELNFPGSALERQAQLLLSEPESREPTDAEAEGEEDSEPESREPTDAEGEEDSELERREPTDAEAEGEEARSRRAGSPQTRRVRRTRSRRAGSPQTRRVRRTRSWSAASPQTRRVRRTRSWSAASPQTRRVRRTRSWSAASPQTRRRRVRRTRSRRAGSPQTRRRRNQLQSQIKKDLRRQRRHPWPLRSQSGLRAQLSLTFTRQKNHLLRVGRSPQLLRGLWSPVLGCSLCSCHGRGGSPCRSPL, from the exons ATGGTGCCGACCGCCCGGGCACACCGGCTGGCCAAGCTGGTGGAGTACCTGGTGCCTGCcttcctgggcagggaccccaccTTCGTCCCCACCTTTCTCTGGAGCTACAGAGCTTTCGCCACCACCCAACAGGTGTTGGACCTACTGTTGACAAG GTATGGCTGCATCTTCCCGTATGCTGAAGAGGATGGTGGGCCTGTggaccagcagaaaaa ggccatcaTCTCCATCCTGGGCATGTGGCTGGACCAGTTCCCTCAGGACTTTTTCCAGCCCCCAGACTTTCCGGGCCTGGTGACGCTGCTGGCCTACCTGGAGCTCAACTTCCCGGGCTCAGCCCTGGAGCGCCAGGCCCAGCTGCTCCTTTCAGAGCCGGAGAGCCGCGAGCCCACAGACGCGGAGGCGGAGGGTGAGGAGGACTCGGAGCCGGAGAGCCGGGAGCCCACAGACGCGGAGGGTGAGGAGGACTCGGAGCTGGAGCGCCGCGAGCCCACAGACGCGGAGGCGGAGGGTGAGGAGGCTCGGAGCCGGAGAGCCGGGAGCCCACAGACGCGGAGGGTGAGGAGGACTCGGAGCCGGAGAGCCGGGAGCCCACAGACGCGGAGGGTGAGGAGGACTCGGAGCTGGAGCGCCGCGAGCCCACAGACGCGGAGGGTGAGGAGGACTCGGAGCTGGAGCGCCGCGAGCCCACAGACGCGGAGGGTGAGGAGGACTCGGAGCTGGAGCGCCGCGAGCCCACAGACGCGGAGGCGGAGGGTGAGGAGGACTCGGAGCCGGAGAGCCGGGAGCCCACAGACGCGGAGGCGGAGG aaccagctccagagcCAGATAAAAAAAGACCTCAGGAGGCAACGCCGACACCCGTGGCCTCTCCGGAGCCAGAGTGGGCTCCGGGCACAGCTTTCACTGACCTTCACgaggcagaagaaccacctgctGCGTGTGGGCCGCTCCCCTCAGCTCCTGCGAGGCCTGTGGTCCCCggtcctgggctgcagcctgtgTAGCTGCCACGGCAGAGGGGGCTCCCCCTGCCGCTCACCCCTTTAA
- the LOC132220453 gene encoding ral guanine nucleotide dissociation stimulator-like isoform X3, whose translation MVPTARAHRLAKLVEYLVPAFLGRDPTFVPTFLWSYRAFATTQQVLDLLLTRYGCIFPYAEEDGGPVDQQKKAIISILGMWLDQFPQDFFQPPDFPGLVTLLAYLELNFPGSALERQAQLLLSEPESREPTDAEAEEPAPEPDKKRPQEATPTPVASPEPEWAPGTAFTDLHEAEEPPAACGPLPSAPARPVVPGPGLQPV comes from the exons ATGGTGCCGACCGCCCGGGCACACCGGCTGGCCAAGCTGGTGGAGTACCTGGTGCCTGCcttcctgggcagggaccccaccTTCGTCCCCACCTTTCTCTGGAGCTACAGAGCTTTCGCCACCACCCAACAGGTGTTGGACCTACTGTTGACAAG GTATGGCTGCATCTTCCCGTATGCTGAAGAGGATGGTGGGCCTGTggaccagcagaaaaa ggccatcaTCTCCATCCTGGGCATGTGGCTGGACCAGTTCCCTCAGGACTTTTTCCAGCCCCCAGACTTTCCGGGCCTGGTGACGCTGCTGGCCTACCTGGAGCTCAACTTCCCGGGCTCAGCCCTGGAGCGCCAGGCCCAGCTGCTCCTTTCAGAGCCGGAGAGCCGCGAGCCCACAGACGCGGAGGCGGAGG aaccagctccagagcCAGATAAAAAAAGACCTCAGGAGGCAACGCCGACACCCGTGGCCTCTCCGGAGCCAGAGTGGGCTCCGGGCACAGCTTTCACTGACCTTCACgaggcagaagaaccacctgctGCGTGTGGGCCGCTCCCCTCAGCTCCTGCGAGGCCTGTGGTCCCCggtcctgggctgcagcctgtgTAG
- the LOC132220530 gene encoding protein S100-A15A isoform X1 translates to MTDTPVEESLFQIIHSYHQYAAREGDVETLSLEELKALLRDNVPRFMESLVRGAWGQGREKPYFVTELFRAADKDKDNQICFDEFLYVLGRLLRDYHLQYHRQLCAHYCARHSLY, encoded by the exons ATGACGGACACGCCAGTCGAGGAATCCCTCTTCCAAATCATCCACAGCTACCACCAGTACGCGGCCCGGGAGGGGGACGTGGAGACCCTGTCCCTGGAGGAGCTGAAGGCCCTGCTCAGGGACAACGTGCCCCGCTTCATGGAGAGCCTGGTGcgcggggcctgggggcag GGTCGGGAGAAGCCGTACTTCGTCACCGAGCTGTTCCGGGCAGCGGACAAGGACAAGGACAACCAGATCTGCTTTGACGAGTTCCTGTACGTCCTGGGCCGGCTGCTGAGGGACTACCACCTGCAGTACCACCGGCAGCTGTGCGCCCACTACTGCGCCCGGCACAGCCTCTACTAG
- the LOC132220530 gene encoding protein S100-A15A isoform X2: protein MTDTPVEESLFQIIHSYHQYAAREGDVETLSLEELKALLRDNVPRFMESLGREKPYFVTELFRAADKDKDNQICFDEFLYVLGRLLRDYHLQYHRQLCAHYCARHSLY from the exons ATGACGGACACGCCAGTCGAGGAATCCCTCTTCCAAATCATCCACAGCTACCACCAGTACGCGGCCCGGGAGGGGGACGTGGAGACCCTGTCCCTGGAGGAGCTGAAGGCCCTGCTCAGGGACAACGTGCCCCGCTTCATGGAGAGCCTG GGTCGGGAGAAGCCGTACTTCGTCACCGAGCTGTTCCGGGCAGCGGACAAGGACAAGGACAACCAGATCTGCTTTGACGAGTTCCTGTACGTCCTGGGCCGGCTGCTGAGGGACTACCACCTGCAGTACCACCGGCAGCTGTGCGCCCACTACTGCGCCCGGCACAGCCTCTACTAG
- the FCGR1A gene encoding high affinity immunoglobulin gamma Fc receptor I isoform X2, translating into MWLLTALLLWVPACGQTHTAKSMITLQPPWVSVFPGESVTLRCEASHLPRDNGTWWFLNGTAIETLTASYVIAAAGDNDNGEYRCQRGLSAPSDPVHLEVRRELFPAPVLRASSSSPLLEGDSVSLSCETRVLPHSPLVQLYFSFYMANKTLVDRTTSSDYQILTANREDAGSYWCEAATEDGNVIKHSPELELQVLGLLQSPTSVWFHGLFYLLMGIIFLVNTVLCVIIHKNLQRNKTWILEIPLDYDHGKKVTYR; encoded by the exons ATGTGGCTCTTAACAGCTCTGCTCCTTTGGG TTCCAGCTTGTGGGCAAACAC ACACTGCAAAGTCCATGATCACTTTGCAGCCCCCGTGGGTCAGTGTATTCCCAGGGGAAAGTGTAACCTTACGGTGTGAGGCATCCCACCTGCCTCGGGACAATGGTACATGGTGGTTTCTCAACGGCACAGCCATTGAGACCCTGACTGCCAGCTACGTCATCGCTGCTGCCGGCGACAATGATAACGGTGAATACAGGTGCCAGAGAGGCCTCTCAGCGCCAAGTGACCCGGTGCACCTGGAAGTCCGCAGAG AGCTATTTCCAGCCCCCGTGCTGAGAGCATCGTCTTCATCCCCCCTCCTAGAGGGGGATTCAGTCAGCCTGAGCTGTGAGACAAGGGTGCTCCCACACAGCCCTCTGGTGCAGCTCTACTTCTCCTTCTACATGGCGAATAAGACCTTGGTGGACAGGACCACGTCTTCTGACTACCAGATACTAACTGCGAACAGAGAAGATGCCGGGTCCTACTGGTGTGAGGCTGCCACAGAAGATGGAAATGTCATCAAGCACAGCCCTGAGTTGGAACTTCAAGTGCTTG GCCTCCTCCAGTCACCAACTTCTGTCTGGTTTCATGGTCTGTTCTATCTGTTAATGGGAATAATATTTTTGGTGAACACTGTTTTGTGTGTGATAATACATAAGAACCTGCAAAGGAACAAAACGTGGATTTTAGAAATTCCTTTGGACTACGATCATGGGAAGAAGGTAACTTATCGTTGA
- the FCGR1A gene encoding high affinity immunoglobulin gamma Fc receptor I isoform X1, whose amino-acid sequence MWLLTALLLWVPACGQTHTAKSMITLQPPWVSVFPGESVTLRCEASHLPRDNGTWWFLNGTAIETLTASYVIAAAGDNDNGEYRCQRGLSAPSDPVHLEVRRDWLLLQVSSRVVVEGKPLALRCHGWNNKKVYNVLFYHNSKTFQFSYHSEFTIPKTNLSHNGIYHCTGNRHFTSAGVSITVKELFPAPVLRASSSSPLLEGDSVSLSCETRVLPHSPLVQLYFSFYMANKTLVDRTTSSDYQILTANREDAGSYWCEAATEDGNVIKHSPELELQVLGLLQSPTSVWFHGLFYLLMGIIFLVNTVLCVIIHKNLQRNKTWILEIPLDYDHGKKVTYR is encoded by the exons ATGTGGCTCTTAACAGCTCTGCTCCTTTGGG TTCCAGCTTGTGGGCAAACAC ACACTGCAAAGTCCATGATCACTTTGCAGCCCCCGTGGGTCAGTGTATTCCCAGGGGAAAGTGTAACCTTACGGTGTGAGGCATCCCACCTGCCTCGGGACAATGGTACATGGTGGTTTCTCAACGGCACAGCCATTGAGACCCTGACTGCCAGCTACGTCATCGCTGCTGCCGGCGACAATGATAACGGTGAATACAGGTGCCAGAGAGGCCTCTCAGCGCCAAGTGACCCGGTGCACCTGGAAGTCCGCAGAG ATTGGCTACTACTCCAGGTCTCTAGCAGAGTCGTCGTTGAAGGAAAACCTCTGGCCTTGAGGTGTCATGGATGGAATAATAAGAAGGTGTACAATGTGCTTTTCTACCACAATAGCAAGACCtttcagttttcttatcattCTGAATTCACCATTCCGAAAACCAACCTGAGTCACAATGGCATCTATCACTGCACGGGAAACAGGCACTTCACATCAGCAGGAGTATCTATCACTGTGAAAG AGCTATTTCCAGCCCCCGTGCTGAGAGCATCGTCTTCATCCCCCCTCCTAGAGGGGGATTCAGTCAGCCTGAGCTGTGAGACAAGGGTGCTCCCACACAGCCCTCTGGTGCAGCTCTACTTCTCCTTCTACATGGCGAATAAGACCTTGGTGGACAGGACCACGTCTTCTGACTACCAGATACTAACTGCGAACAGAGAAGATGCCGGGTCCTACTGGTGTGAGGCTGCCACAGAAGATGGAAATGTCATCAAGCACAGCCCTGAGTTGGAACTTCAAGTGCTTG GCCTCCTCCAGTCACCAACTTCTGTCTGGTTTCATGGTCTGTTCTATCTGTTAATGGGAATAATATTTTTGGTGAACACTGTTTTGTGTGTGATAATACATAAGAACCTGCAAAGGAACAAAACGTGGATTTTAGAAATTCCTTTGGACTACGATCATGGGAAGAAGGTAACTTATCGTTGA